From the genome of Bradyrhizobium elkanii USDA 76, one region includes:
- a CDS encoding CTP synthase, whose product MARYIFITGGVVSSLGKGLASAALGALLQARGYKVRLRKLDPYLNLDPGTMSPYQHGEVFVTDDGAETDLDLGHYERFTGRPATKADNITTGRIYQDIISKERRGDYLGATIQVVPHVTNAIKEFVLDGNDEYDFVLVEIGGTVGDIEGLPFFEAIRQLKNELPRDHAVYIHLTLLPYIPSAGELKTKPTQHSVKELRSIGIQPDILLCRTDREIPKEERRKLGLFCNVRESAVIEARDVDNIYAVPEAYHAAGLDDEVLAAFGITAKIPPALQSWHVINERVRNPEGAVTIAIVGKYTGMKDAYKSLIEALSHGGIANKVKVNLDWIESEVFENEDPAPFLEHVNGILVPGGFGQRGAEGKIRAAQFARERDVPYFGICFGMQMAVIEAARNLVGIEDANSTEFGPTKEPLVGLMTEWLRGNELEKRSQSGDLGGTMRLGAYPAALNRGSRVSQVYGGATEISERHRHRYEVNTAYKDRLEQHGLRFSGMSPDGVLPEIVEYEDHPWFIGVQFHPELKSRPFEPHPLFASFIEAAAKQSRLV is encoded by the coding sequence ATGGCGCGGTACATATTCATCACCGGCGGCGTGGTCTCCTCGCTCGGCAAGGGTCTGGCTTCAGCGGCGCTCGGCGCTCTGCTGCAGGCCAGGGGCTACAAAGTCCGCCTTCGCAAGCTCGATCCCTATCTAAACCTCGATCCCGGAACGATGTCGCCGTATCAGCACGGCGAAGTGTTCGTGACCGACGACGGCGCCGAGACCGATCTCGATCTCGGCCATTACGAGCGCTTCACCGGTCGTCCGGCCACCAAGGCCGACAACATCACGACCGGTCGGATCTACCAGGACATCATCTCCAAGGAGCGCCGCGGCGACTATCTCGGCGCCACCATCCAGGTGGTCCCGCACGTCACCAACGCGATCAAGGAATTCGTGCTCGACGGCAACGACGAGTACGATTTCGTGCTGGTCGAGATCGGCGGCACCGTCGGCGACATCGAGGGCCTGCCGTTCTTCGAGGCGATCCGCCAGCTCAAGAACGAGCTGCCGCGCGATCACGCGGTCTACATTCACCTGACGCTTCTGCCGTACATTCCAAGTGCCGGCGAACTCAAGACAAAGCCGACGCAGCACTCGGTGAAGGAGCTGCGCTCGATCGGCATCCAGCCGGACATCCTGCTGTGCCGCACCGACCGCGAGATCCCGAAGGAGGAGCGGCGCAAGCTCGGCCTGTTCTGCAACGTGCGCGAGAGCGCCGTGATCGAGGCGCGCGACGTCGACAACATCTACGCCGTGCCGGAGGCCTATCACGCCGCCGGCCTCGACGACGAGGTGCTGGCCGCGTTCGGCATCACCGCGAAGATTCCGCCGGCGCTGCAGAGCTGGCACGTCATCAACGAGCGCGTCCGCAATCCGGAAGGTGCGGTGACGATCGCCATCGTCGGCAAATACACCGGCATGAAGGACGCCTACAAATCGCTGATCGAGGCGCTGTCGCACGGCGGCATCGCCAACAAGGTGAAGGTCAATCTCGACTGGATCGAGAGCGAGGTGTTCGAGAACGAGGACCCGGCGCCGTTCCTCGAGCACGTCAACGGCATACTGGTGCCCGGCGGCTTCGGCCAGCGCGGCGCCGAGGGCAAGATCCGCGCGGCGCAGTTCGCGCGCGAGCGTGACGTGCCGTATTTCGGCATCTGCTTCGGCATGCAGATGGCGGTGATCGAGGCGGCGCGCAATCTGGTCGGCATCGAGGACGCCAACTCGACCGAGTTCGGCCCGACCAAGGAGCCGCTGGTCGGCCTGATGACGGAATGGCTGCGCGGCAACGAGCTCGAGAAGCGCTCGCAGAGCGGCGATCTCGGCGGCACGATGCGGCTCGGGGCCTATCCGGCGGCGCTCAACCGCGGCAGCCGCGTCTCGCAGGTCTATGGCGGCGCGACCGAGATCTCCGAGCGGCACCGCCATCGCTACGAGGTCAACACCGCCTACAAGGACCGCCTCGAGCAGCACGGCCTGCGCTTCTCCGGCATGTCGCCCGACGGCGTGCTGCCGGAGATCGTGGAGTACGAGGACCATCCCTGGTTCATCGGGGTCCAGTTCCATCCCGAGCTGAAGTCGCGGCCGTTCGAGCCGCATCCGCTGTTTGCCTCGTTCATCGAGGCCGCAGCGAAGCAGAGCCGGCTGGTCTAA
- a CDS encoding class I SAM-dependent methyltransferase has protein sequence MSHDLLSFFTAWIAAPGRVGAIAPSGAALAELITRDISADTGPVLELGPGTGAFTYQLLKRGVRQQDLTLIEYGSDFMRLLQLRFPGARVLWMDAARLASERLYDGAPVGAVVSGLPLLNMSPRKVISIVGGAFSYLRPGGAFYQFTYGMRCPVPRPILDRLGLRATLVDRAILNVPPAAVYRLTRRPQYKLMTRDGTPAAGANVSPIKKERRASEDCAV, from the coding sequence ATGTCACATGATCTGCTGTCTTTCTTCACGGCGTGGATAGCGGCCCCCGGCCGCGTCGGCGCCATTGCGCCGTCGGGCGCAGCACTCGCCGAACTCATCACGCGCGACATCAGCGCCGACACCGGCCCGGTGCTCGAGCTCGGTCCGGGCACCGGCGCATTCACCTATCAGCTGTTGAAGCGCGGCGTGCGCCAGCAGGATCTCACGCTGATCGAGTACGGCTCGGATTTCATGCGGCTGCTGCAGCTGCGCTTTCCCGGCGCGCGCGTGCTGTGGATGGACGCGGCGCGCCTCGCCTCGGAGCGGCTCTACGATGGCGCGCCGGTCGGCGCCGTCGTCAGCGGACTGCCGCTGCTCAACATGTCGCCGCGCAAGGTCATCTCGATCGTCGGCGGCGCGTTCAGCTATCTGCGTCCCGGCGGCGCGTTCTATCAATTCACCTACGGCATGCGCTGCCCGGTGCCGCGGCCGATCCTCGACCGGCTCGGCCTGCGCGCCACGCTGGTCGACCGCGCCATCCTCAACGTGCCGCCGGCCGCGGTCTACCGGCTGACGCGACGCCCGCAATACAAGCTGATGACGCGCGACGGCACGCCAGCGGCTGGTGCAAACGTTTCACCGATCAAGAAAGAACGCCGGGCCAGCGAGGACTGCGCCGTGTAA
- a CDS encoding sensor histidine kinase gives MSEQAEHYCLRSQLSWRLVTLQALLLAMLIVCLISALCATGFLIVPRDEDHVISIVQGAVARDGKGDLILRPTAELQKLRDDTPDLWFLVRDREGRSLTEGAVPPEFARIGGALDQISQARLGWQMFEDDPRKPPARLKRVNSDAGPVQVLTATQGPMSSVKTALATTLAFLAIALPGLFLMACATFIATPMVVKRAFAGLDTTADEARRIDFRQRGSRLSADHLPLEVAPLVTAINDALKRLDDGYSRHQRFVADAAHELRTPIAILNTRLESLPPGPEKTRLLEDSARLATLAEQLLDIQRFDQCRNPFVRVDLVAVARNVAADLAPLAIAAGYELSLDTSVDRVETSGDRAALERALTNLVQNAIQHGGRRGTITIHVGSAATIDVSDEGDGIPQGERTRIFDPFYRLAPLDRGAGLGLNMVREIARLHGGHVSVLDGPKGGACFRLTLPPAPFAS, from the coding sequence ATGAGCGAACAGGCCGAGCACTATTGCCTGCGCTCGCAACTGAGCTGGCGGCTGGTGACGCTGCAGGCGCTGCTGCTTGCCATGCTGATCGTCTGCCTGATCAGCGCGTTGTGTGCCACCGGCTTCCTGATCGTTCCGCGCGATGAGGATCATGTGATTTCCATCGTGCAGGGCGCGGTCGCACGCGACGGCAAGGGCGATCTGATTTTGCGCCCGACCGCCGAACTGCAAAAGCTCCGTGACGACACGCCCGACCTCTGGTTCCTGGTGCGCGACCGGGAAGGCCGTTCGCTGACGGAAGGCGCGGTGCCGCCGGAATTCGCCAGGATCGGTGGCGCACTCGACCAGATCAGCCAGGCGCGGCTCGGCTGGCAGATGTTCGAGGATGATCCGCGCAAGCCGCCGGCGCGGCTGAAGCGCGTCAATTCGGACGCCGGCCCCGTGCAGGTGCTCACGGCGACGCAGGGGCCGATGTCGAGCGTCAAGACCGCGCTCGCCACCACGCTGGCATTCCTCGCCATTGCCCTGCCCGGCCTTTTCCTGATGGCATGCGCCACCTTCATCGCGACGCCGATGGTGGTGAAGCGCGCCTTCGCCGGTCTCGACACCACCGCCGACGAAGCGCGCCGGATCGATTTCCGCCAGCGCGGCAGCCGGCTGTCGGCCGATCATCTGCCGCTCGAGGTGGCGCCGCTGGTGACCGCCATCAACGACGCGCTGAAGCGGCTCGACGACGGCTATTCCCGGCACCAGCGCTTCGTCGCCGACGCGGCCCATGAATTGCGCACGCCGATCGCGATCCTCAACACGCGGCTGGAGTCGCTGCCGCCAGGCCCGGAGAAAACCCGCCTGCTCGAGGATTCGGCACGCCTTGCGACGTTGGCCGAGCAACTGCTCGACATCCAGCGCTTCGACCAGTGCCGCAATCCGTTCGTCCGCGTCGATCTCGTCGCGGTCGCACGCAATGTCGCGGCCGACCTTGCGCCGCTCGCGATCGCGGCCGGCTATGAGCTGTCGCTCGATACTTCGGTCGACCGTGTGGAAACATCCGGCGATCGGGCGGCGCTGGAGCGCGCGCTCACCAACCTGGTGCAGAACGCCATCCAGCACGGCGGCCGCCGCGGCACCATCACCATCCATGTCGGCAGCGCCGCGACGATCGACGTATCGGATGAAGGCGACGGCATTCCCCAGGGCGAGCGCACGCGGATCTTCGATCCGTTCTATCGGCTCGCGCCGCTCGACCGCGGCGCCGGCCTCGGCCTCAACATGGTGCGCGAGATCGCAAGGCTGCACGGCGGTCACGTCTCCGTGCTCGATGGTCCCAAGGGCGGCGCGTGCTTCCGCCTCACATTACCGCCGGCGCCGTTCGCGTCGTGA
- a CDS encoding response regulator has product MRILLVEDEAEMAAALSQALKGYDMVVDHVPNLAEAEEAISADVHGAVLLDRQLPDGDGLTLIPKLRAKADGVPIIVLTARGELTDRITGLDSGADDYLAKPFAVEELLARLRAVLRRPAGLQLEIIRAGRVAFDCSHREASVDGRPLELPRRELLVLETLLRRLGRTVLRATLEEAVYNFEDEIQSNALDAHVSRLRRKLADANAGVEIHSIRGVGYLLKQTS; this is encoded by the coding sequence ATGCGGATACTGCTGGTTGAGGACGAGGCCGAAATGGCGGCGGCGCTGTCGCAGGCGCTGAAGGGCTACGACATGGTGGTCGACCACGTGCCGAACCTTGCCGAGGCCGAGGAAGCGATCTCCGCCGACGTGCATGGCGCGGTCCTGCTCGACCGGCAGCTTCCGGACGGCGACGGCCTCACGCTGATCCCGAAGCTGCGCGCCAAGGCCGACGGCGTCCCGATCATCGTGCTGACCGCGCGCGGCGAGCTCACCGACCGCATCACCGGCCTCGACAGCGGCGCCGACGACTATCTGGCCAAGCCGTTCGCCGTGGAAGAACTGCTGGCGCGGCTGCGCGCCGTGCTGCGCCGGCCGGCCGGACTGCAGCTCGAGATCATCAGGGCCGGCCGCGTGGCGTTCGATTGCAGCCATCGCGAGGCCAGCGTCGACGGCCGTCCGCTCGAGCTGCCGCGGCGCGAGCTGCTGGTGCTGGAGACGCTGCTGCGCCGCCTCGGCCGCACCGTGCTGCGCGCGACGCTGGAGGAAGCCGTCTACAATTTCGAGGACGAGATCCAGTCGAACGCGCTCGATGCGCACGTCTCGCGTCTCAGGCGCAAGCTTGCCGACGCCAACGCCGGCGTCGAGATCCACAGCATCCGCGGCGTCGGCTATCTGTTGAAGCAAACGTCATGA
- a CDS encoding NIPSNAP family protein, with product MIYETRVYRCLPGRLPALLKRFETITLKLWDKHGIRQAGFFTTLVGESNQELTYLLAWESLAEREKKWTAFQTDPEWITARAKTEEDGQIVLNIVNQLLVPTAFSSVK from the coding sequence ATGATCTACGAGACCCGCGTCTATCGCTGCCTGCCGGGACGCCTGCCGGCGCTGCTCAAGCGCTTCGAGACCATCACGCTGAAGCTCTGGGACAAGCACGGCATCAGGCAGGCCGGCTTCTTCACGACGCTGGTCGGGGAATCCAACCAGGAGCTGACCTATCTGCTGGCCTGGGAATCGCTCGCCGAGCGCGAGAAGAAGTGGACCGCGTTCCAGACCGATCCGGAGTGGATCACCGCGCGCGCCAAGACCGAGGAGGACGGCCAGATCGTTCTCAACATCGTCAACCAGCTTCTGGTGCCGACGGCGTTTTCGTCGGTCAAGTGA
- a CDS encoding PAAR domain-containing protein, with protein sequence MRIPLMIGAVIALSAMSGLAYGQTSSQPGVVTSGATGVTVNGKPAARSGDTTSNGGALVEGVPNVLINGKPAVVMGDRTHCGGKTTSGSRGVFINGKPMVTQGDQTSGCPQ encoded by the coding sequence ATGCGCATCCCGCTGATGATCGGAGCCGTCATCGCCCTGTCGGCGATGTCGGGCCTCGCCTACGGCCAGACCAGCAGCCAGCCCGGGGTCGTCACCAGCGGCGCCACCGGCGTGACCGTCAATGGCAAGCCGGCGGCGCGCAGCGGCGATACCACCAGCAATGGCGGCGCGCTCGTCGAGGGCGTGCCCAACGTCCTGATCAACGGCAAGCCGGCGGTGGTCATGGGAGATCGCACGCATTGCGGCGGCAAGACGACCTCCGGCAGCCGCGGCGTCTTCATCAACGGCAAGCCGATGGTGACCCAGGGCGACCAGACGTCCGGCTGCCCGCAATAG
- the kdsA gene encoding 3-deoxy-8-phosphooctulonate synthase yields the protein MTNQVSAPAAAPIVAVGSAKFGNALPISIIAGPCQLESRAHALEVASALKEIAARLKIGLVYKTSFDKANRTSATAARGIGLAQALPIFAEIRSSLGLPVLTDVHEATQCADVAQAVDVLQIPAFLCRQTDLLLAAAATGKVVNVKKGQFLAPWDMANVVSKITGAGNANVLVTERGASFGYNTLVSDMRALPILSRTTGAPVIFDATHSVQQPGGKGTSSGGEREFVPVLARAAVAVGVAGVFIETHPDPDHAPSDGPNMVPLREFEALVRRLMQFDALAKTAA from the coding sequence TTGACCAATCAGGTTTCCGCGCCAGCCGCCGCGCCGATCGTTGCCGTCGGATCGGCCAAATTCGGCAATGCCTTGCCCATCTCGATCATCGCCGGTCCCTGCCAGCTCGAGAGCCGCGCCCACGCGCTTGAAGTGGCGTCCGCGCTGAAGGAGATCGCGGCCCGGCTCAAGATCGGTCTGGTGTACAAGACCTCGTTCGACAAGGCGAACCGCACCAGCGCGACGGCGGCGCGCGGCATCGGATTGGCGCAGGCGCTGCCGATCTTCGCCGAGATCCGGTCTTCGCTCGGGTTGCCCGTGCTGACCGACGTGCATGAGGCGACCCAGTGCGCCGATGTGGCGCAGGCGGTCGATGTGCTGCAGATCCCGGCCTTCCTGTGCCGGCAGACCGATCTCTTGCTGGCCGCAGCTGCGACCGGCAAGGTCGTCAACGTCAAGAAGGGCCAGTTCCTGGCGCCATGGGACATGGCCAATGTGGTCAGCAAGATCACCGGCGCCGGCAATGCCAATGTGCTGGTCACCGAGCGCGGCGCGTCGTTCGGCTACAACACGCTGGTCTCGGACATGCGCGCGCTGCCGATCCTTTCGCGCACCACCGGCGCGCCTGTCATCTTCGACGCCACCCATTCGGTGCAGCAGCCGGGCGGCAAGGGCACCTCGTCGGGCGGTGAGCGTGAATTCGTGCCGGTGCTGGCGCGGGCCGCGGTCGCGGTCGGCGTCGCCGGCGTGTTCATCGAGACCCATCCCGATCCGGATCACGCGCCGTCCGATGGCCCCAACATGGTGCCGCTCCGTGAATTCGAGGCGCTCGTCAGGCGGCTGATGCAGTTCGACGCGCTGGCGAAGACGGCGGCCTGA
- a CDS encoding MFS transporter, with amino-acid sequence MTATSGMPPALNVITLATFAASLSVRALDPVLPHVAEDFGVSIATAASFAAVFAFTFAAVQPAIGAAADLFGKARLMTICLGLLGVANILGALSTSFPMLFVTRILAGIGSGGVFPVALSLTSDLVGPDKRQLAIGRTLAGSMTGNLLGATASGLIGDFLGWRGVLAVLGGLVIIVALAVAAGFRGAALNRPPRTSLKALRHGYRTIFTNPNARICYSAVFIEGCCVLGLFPFIASFLFELGETSLSIAGIVIAGFAIGGLLYTLTVARLLPLIGVRGMMIVGATLVAIQLVGVAFGPHWKLQMASLLVMGLGFYMIHGCLQVFASELSVEARATALSLHSFFFFMGQTVGPIAYGFGLQHAGKTATLVSAAAVMVVLGFICARFLKQTRPADAAARPDVEP; translated from the coding sequence ATGACCGCAACCAGCGGCATGCCGCCGGCCCTCAACGTGATCACGCTGGCGACCTTCGCGGCGAGCCTGTCGGTTCGCGCGCTCGATCCGGTGCTGCCGCATGTCGCCGAGGATTTCGGGGTCAGCATCGCGACCGCGGCGAGCTTTGCCGCGGTGTTCGCCTTCACCTTTGCCGCGGTGCAGCCGGCGATCGGCGCCGCCGCCGACCTGTTCGGCAAGGCGCGGCTGATGACGATCTGCCTCGGACTGCTCGGTGTCGCCAACATCCTCGGCGCGCTCTCGACCTCGTTTCCGATGCTGTTCGTGACCCGCATCCTCGCCGGCATCGGCTCGGGCGGGGTGTTTCCGGTGGCGCTGTCGCTGACCAGCGATCTCGTCGGCCCGGACAAGCGGCAGCTTGCGATCGGGCGAACGCTGGCGGGGTCGATGACCGGCAATCTGCTCGGCGCGACGGCCTCGGGCCTGATCGGCGACTTCCTCGGCTGGCGCGGCGTGCTCGCGGTGCTCGGCGGCCTCGTGATCATCGTTGCGCTGGCGGTTGCGGCCGGCTTCCGCGGCGCCGCGCTCAATCGTCCGCCGCGCACCAGCCTGAAGGCGCTTCGCCACGGCTATCGCACCATCTTCACCAATCCGAACGCGCGGATCTGCTATTCGGCTGTTTTCATCGAAGGCTGCTGCGTGCTCGGGCTGTTTCCGTTCATCGCTTCATTCCTGTTCGAACTCGGCGAGACCTCGCTGTCGATCGCGGGCATCGTGATCGCGGGCTTTGCGATCGGCGGATTGCTCTACACGCTGACGGTGGCGCGCCTGCTGCCGTTGATCGGGGTGAGGGGGATGATGATCGTCGGCGCGACGCTGGTCGCTATCCAGCTCGTCGGCGTCGCCTTCGGGCCGCACTGGAAATTGCAGATGGCGAGCCTTCTCGTGATGGGCCTCGGCTTCTACATGATCCACGGCTGCCTGCAGGTGTTCGCCAGCGAGCTGTCGGTCGAGGCCCGCGCCACCGCGCTGTCGCTGCACTCGTTCTTCTTTTTCATGGGCCAGACCGTCGGCCCGATCGCCTACGGTTTTGGGCTGCAACACGCCGGCAAGACCGCGACGCTGGTCTCGGCCGCTGCCGTGATGGTGGTGCTCGGCTTTATCTGCGCGAGATTTTTGAAGCAGACGCGACCGGCGGATGCCGCGGCGCGGCCAGACGTCGAGCCGTAG
- the queF gene encoding preQ(1) synthase translates to MRPMAKKTLQLGRAVAWPDSPDKAVLDRVPNPQAGTDYLVRFAIPEFTSVCPITGQPDFAHLVLDYVPGRWLLESKSLKLYAASFRNHGAFHEDCTVMIGKRIVEEIKPKWLRIGGYWYPRGGIPIDVFFQTGRLPKGVWVPDQGVATYRGRG, encoded by the coding sequence ATGAGGCCCATGGCGAAGAAAACCCTGCAACTCGGCCGTGCCGTCGCGTGGCCGGATAGCCCGGACAAGGCGGTGCTCGACCGCGTCCCCAATCCGCAGGCCGGCACGGATTATCTGGTGCGCTTCGCTATCCCGGAATTCACCTCGGTCTGCCCGATCACCGGCCAGCCGGACTTCGCCCATCTGGTGCTCGACTATGTGCCGGGCCGGTGGCTCCTGGAATCTAAGTCGCTTAAACTATATGCGGCGAGCTTCCGCAATCACGGCGCCTTCCACGAGGATTGCACCGTCATGATCGGGAAGCGCATCGTCGAGGAAATCAAACCGAAATGGCTGCGGATCGGCGGTTACTGGTATCCGCGCGGCGGCATCCCGATCGACGTGTTCTTCCAGACCGGAAGGCTGCCGAAGGGCGTCTGGGTTCCCGATCAGGGCGTCGCGACGTATCGCGGAAGGGGCTAG
- a CDS encoding virginiamycin B lyase family protein, translating to MNRRQFLASTTAAILTTRAQAQDAQTPFRVKYFNVDAGTGLHDVTPAPDGTVWFTGQRSGALGRLNPRDSAVKLVSLGKGAAPHGVTIGPDGAPWVTEGGQNAIARVDPGDHKVTLFRLPEKAADANLNTGVFDKRGVYWFTGQSGFYGRLDPKSGEMKVFEAPRGVGPYGVTVTPNGDIWYASLAGSYIARIDRATGNASVVQPPTPKQGARRVWSDSRGRIWVSEWNSGNVSVHDPADATWRAWKLPGSNPRTYAVYVDDKDKVWLTDFSANAIMRFDPVGATFNAFPSDRAGANVRQLDGRPGEVWGCESGQDRLVLIQTAAPA from the coding sequence ATGAACCGTCGCCAGTTTCTCGCCTCCACCACTGCCGCGATTTTGACCACGAGAGCGCAGGCGCAGGATGCCCAGACGCCGTTCCGGGTGAAATATTTCAACGTCGATGCCGGGACCGGCCTGCACGATGTCACGCCGGCGCCCGATGGCACCGTCTGGTTCACGGGCCAGCGCAGCGGTGCGCTGGGCCGGCTCAATCCGCGCGACAGTGCGGTCAAGCTGGTCAGCCTCGGCAAGGGTGCGGCCCCGCACGGCGTCACGATCGGCCCCGACGGCGCGCCATGGGTAACCGAGGGCGGGCAGAATGCGATCGCCCGCGTCGACCCCGGCGACCACAAGGTGACGCTGTTCCGCCTGCCTGAGAAAGCCGCTGACGCCAATCTCAATACCGGTGTGTTCGACAAGCGCGGCGTCTACTGGTTCACCGGCCAGTCCGGCTTCTACGGCCGGCTCGATCCGAAATCCGGTGAGATGAAGGTGTTCGAGGCACCGCGCGGCGTCGGCCCCTACGGCGTCACCGTGACCCCAAACGGCGACATCTGGTACGCCTCGCTTGCCGGCAGCTATATCGCACGGATTGACCGTGCGACCGGCAACGCCAGCGTGGTCCAGCCGCCGACGCCGAAACAGGGCGCGCGACGGGTGTGGTCGGATTCGCGGGGGCGGATCTGGGTCAGCGAATGGAACAGCGGCAACGTGTCGGTGCACGATCCCGCCGACGCGACGTGGAGGGCCTGGAAGCTACCCGGCAGCAATCCACGGACCTATGCCGTCTATGTCGACGACAAGGACAAGGTCTGGCTCACCGATTTCTCGGCCAACGCGATCATGCGCTTCGATCCGGTGGGCGCGACCTTCAACGCCTTTCCGAGCGACCGCGCCGGCGCAAATGTCCGGCAACTCGATGGCCGGCCCGGCGAGGTCTGGGGCTGTGAATCCGGCCAAGACCGCTTGGTCCTGATCCAGACTGCCGCGCCCGCGTAG